The proteins below are encoded in one region of Pongo pygmaeus isolate AG05252 chromosome 20, NHGRI_mPonPyg2-v2.0_pri, whole genome shotgun sequence:
- the RPL18 gene encoding large ribosomal subunit protein eL18 translates to MGVDIRHNKDRKVRRKEPKSQDIYLRLLVKLYRFLARRTNSTFNQVVLKRLFMSRTNRPPLSLSRMIRKMKLPGRENKTAVVVGTITDDVRVQEVPKLKVCALRVTSRARSRILRAGGKILTFDQLALDSPKGCGTVLLSGPRKGREVYRHFGKAPGTPHSHTKPYVRSKGRKFERARGRRASRGYKN, encoded by the exons ATG GGAGTGGACATCCGCCACAACAAGGACCGAAAGGTTCGGCGCAAGGAGCCCAAGAGCCAGGATATCTACCTGAGGCTGTTGGTCAAG TTATACAGGTTTCTGGCCAGAAGAACCAACTCCACATTCAATCAGGTTGTGTTGAAGAGGTTGTTTATGAGTCGCACCAACCGGCCGCCTCTGTCCCTTTCCCGGATG ATCCGGAAGATGAAGCTTCCTGGCCGGGAAAACAAAACGGCCGTGGTTGTGGGGACCATAACGGATGACGTGCGGGTTCAGGAGGTGCCCAAACTGAAG GTATGTGCACTGCGCGTGACCAGCCGGGCCCGCAGCCGCATCCTCAGGGCAGGGGGCAAGATCCTCACTTTCGACCAGCTGGCCCTGGACTCCCCTAAGGGCTGCGGCACTGTCTTGCTCTCCG GTCCTCGCAAGGGCCGAGAGGTGTACCGGCATTTCGGCAAGGCCCCAGGAACCCCGCACAGCCACACCAA ACCCTACGTCCGCTCCAAGGGCCGGAAGTTCGAGCGTGCCAGAGGCCGACGGGCCAGCCGAGGCTACAAAAACTAA